A DNA window from Corynebacterium ciconiae DSM 44920 contains the following coding sequences:
- a CDS encoding alpha/beta fold hydrolase, with product MKKLSTALTACVTTPLAFGGMIVPTAHAQEPLEWGPCPAGSGVADRAVCATFSVPKDYSDPSAGSIELTMSKLPATGERKGVIAGNPGGPGGDALGMFADTTPKDGMSQKVQLPDDVRSAYDLIAVEPRGLTYGTPLTCASEDTPPIALPGAAFANCEKAQPGYARTITTDNTARDLERARIALGEDQLNLYGVSYGGPLMSTYATMYPERVNKFLLDSSVAPQDRWFALGANRKAVRQEAISAFFSWVADNNETYHLGGTPREVYQSFNRVIRDNLGVTPALKPREAEAGDLGATGSVALDTLTTASSGNEQIEDTALLLLNLYDWAQWRGATFSDVIKTNGDLNAAMNLNQSVGPINMAMYSEQAWPMLAKALSDSAASTPAGPLSLDLGDATAQPTAEEQEAIQMQAITMANVDRAVICNENATAPDPSLIVPYWETALTGGDFIDLNGDQLGSGQHCLGWPEPVAPARPLSGEKLKNKPLNLGYSKDSAVGPHGAPSMKKAMGGELITLTGYSHGVLINNAAHVAPAVSAYFR from the coding sequence ATGAAGAAGCTTTCAACCGCACTGACTGCATGCGTCACCACTCCCCTCGCGTTCGGCGGGATGATCGTCCCGACGGCACACGCGCAGGAGCCGCTCGAGTGGGGACCCTGCCCCGCGGGCAGCGGTGTCGCAGACCGGGCGGTGTGCGCCACCTTCTCCGTACCTAAGGACTACTCCGACCCCTCGGCCGGCAGCATCGAGCTCACCATGAGCAAGCTGCCGGCCACCGGTGAGCGCAAGGGCGTGATCGCCGGTAACCCGGGTGGCCCCGGCGGCGATGCCCTCGGCATGTTCGCCGACACCACCCCCAAGGACGGCATGAGCCAGAAGGTGCAGCTGCCCGATGATGTACGCTCCGCCTACGATCTCATCGCCGTGGAGCCGCGCGGACTCACCTATGGCACGCCTCTCACCTGCGCCAGCGAAGATACCCCGCCCATCGCACTACCCGGCGCCGCATTCGCTAACTGCGAGAAAGCCCAGCCAGGCTACGCCCGCACCATCACCACGGATAACACCGCCCGCGACCTTGAGCGCGCCCGTATCGCCCTCGGCGAGGATCAGCTCAACCTCTACGGTGTCTCCTATGGCGGACCGCTGATGAGCACCTACGCCACCATGTATCCCGAGCGGGTCAACAAATTCCTGCTGGATTCCAGCGTGGCCCCGCAGGATCGCTGGTTTGCCCTCGGCGCCAACCGCAAAGCGGTGCGCCAAGAGGCCATCTCTGCGTTCTTCAGCTGGGTGGCCGACAACAACGAGACCTACCACCTAGGCGGCACACCGCGCGAGGTGTACCAAAGCTTCAACCGCGTGATACGCGACAACCTGGGCGTAACCCCAGCCCTCAAGCCGCGCGAGGCCGAGGCCGGCGATCTCGGCGCCACCGGTTCCGTAGCCCTCGATACCCTCACCACCGCTTCCTCCGGCAACGAGCAGATTGAAGACACCGCCTTGTTGCTGCTCAATCTCTATGACTGGGCGCAGTGGCGCGGCGCCACCTTCAGCGATGTCATTAAGACCAATGGCGATCTCAACGCCGCCATGAATCTCAACCAGTCGGTCGGCCCCATCAACATGGCCATGTACTCCGAGCAGGCGTGGCCGATGCTCGCTAAGGCGCTGTCTGACTCCGCCGCCTCCACTCCCGCGGGCCCGCTGTCACTCGATCTCGGCGATGCCACCGCACAGCCCACCGCCGAGGAGCAAGAGGCCATACAGATGCAGGCGATAACCATGGCAAACGTGGATCGCGCCGTAATCTGCAATGAAAACGCCACCGCCCCAGACCCGAGCCTCATCGTTCCCTACTGGGAAACTGCTCTCACCGGCGGTGATTTCATCGATCTCAACGGCGACCAGCTCGGCAGTGGTCAGCACTGCCTCGGCTGGCCTGAGCCTGTCGCCCCGGCGCGCCCGCTCAGCGGCGAGAAGCTGAAGAACAAGCCGCTGAACCTGGGCTACTCCAAGGACTCCGCTGTGGGCCCGCACGGTGCGCCCAGCATGAAGAAGGCCATGGGTGGTGAGCTGATTACGCTCACCGGTTACAGCCACGGCGTGCTCATCAATAACGCCGCCCATGTGGCACCGGCGGTCTCGGCCTACTTCCGCTAG
- the amn gene encoding AMP nucleosidase, translated as MANTDGETITPSESEAEGIGGYRVCASAEEAVERLCELYDASTRLAERVIETAMWAEYADVRYPRLVIDVHSWRPIDRAQPFGYVDAAGRYCATVSRPRVMGRYFAEMIDRLVSNYPCTIHVGYSREQIPPEYIDGLDRSEKLQQALQLGVRLPRPSLDFVDDGIIDAKWDVFHQQGNDERPLFHFSPQRFDIAIKRIEHYTGIPIEGVQNFILFTNYAMHTREFVAYAVHELAREGSRYTELWLPDGTRVSREEAAHISLEQLNLESHYQMPRYDLIAPNDDGLTMVNIGVGPSNAKTATDCLAVLRPEMWVMIGHCAGLDGRMRIGDLILGNAYERRDHILDDRIPLSTPIPAVPEVQRALEHAVRDIYGKDKNMMRTGTVLSTDDRNWEWHTPTTLWEMFRGSTAVAVDMESSALATNGYRYRIPYGTLLSVSDLPLHAVPKLPSGAQAFYSSSKEAHVMCAVRAVESLAQDKSRLRTRKLRRTIGEVPFR; from the coding sequence ATGGCCAACACTGATGGCGAGACCATCACCCCCTCCGAGTCAGAGGCGGAGGGAATTGGCGGCTATCGGGTATGTGCTTCCGCCGAGGAGGCGGTTGAGCGGCTCTGCGAGCTTTACGACGCCTCCACGCGGCTCGCCGAGCGTGTAATTGAGACAGCCATGTGGGCGGAATATGCCGATGTGCGCTATCCGCGGCTGGTGATCGATGTACACAGCTGGCGTCCTATCGATCGCGCTCAGCCCTTTGGCTATGTGGACGCCGCCGGCCGATATTGTGCCACCGTGTCTCGGCCGCGGGTGATGGGCCGCTACTTTGCCGAGATGATTGATCGTCTGGTCAGTAATTATCCCTGCACCATTCACGTCGGCTATTCCCGGGAGCAGATCCCGCCCGAATACATCGATGGCTTGGACCGCTCGGAGAAGTTGCAGCAGGCATTGCAGCTCGGAGTGCGGTTGCCGCGCCCCAGCCTCGACTTTGTGGACGATGGCATTATCGACGCCAAGTGGGACGTATTCCACCAGCAGGGCAATGATGAACGCCCGCTATTTCATTTCTCCCCGCAGCGCTTCGACATCGCCATCAAGCGCATCGAGCACTACACCGGCATCCCCATCGAGGGCGTGCAGAACTTCATCCTCTTCACCAACTACGCCATGCACACCCGCGAGTTCGTGGCCTATGCCGTACACGAGTTAGCGAGGGAGGGCTCCCGCTATACCGAGCTGTGGTTGCCTGATGGCACGCGGGTGTCGCGGGAGGAGGCGGCGCACATAAGCCTGGAGCAGCTCAATTTGGAGAGCCACTATCAGATGCCGCGCTATGACCTCATTGCACCCAATGACGATGGATTGACCATGGTCAATATTGGGGTGGGGCCGTCCAATGCGAAAACCGCCACCGATTGTCTGGCGGTGCTGCGCCCGGAGATGTGGGTGATGATCGGCCACTGCGCGGGCCTGGACGGCCGCATGCGCATCGGCGATCTTATTTTGGGCAATGCCTATGAGCGGCGCGATCACATTCTGGATGATCGCATCCCGCTATCAACCCCCATCCCGGCTGTGCCGGAGGTGCAGCGGGCGCTAGAGCATGCGGTGCGCGATATTTATGGTAAAGACAAGAACATGATGCGCACCGGCACGGTGCTCTCCACCGATGATCGCAACTGGGAATGGCACACCCCCACCACCCTGTGGGAAATGTTCCGCGGCTCCACGGCGGTGGCGGTGGACATGGAATCCTCGGCGCTGGCCACCAATGGCTATCGCTACCGCATCCCCTATGGCACGCTGCTGTCGGTGTCGGATCTGCCGCTGCACGCGGTGCCGAAGCTGCCCAGCGGGGCGCAGGCCTTCTATTCCTCCTCGAAGGAGGCGCACGTGATGTGTGCGGTGCGGGCCGTGGAATCCCTCGCCCAGGACAAAAGTCGGCTGCGCACAAGGAAGCTGCGGCGCACCATCGGCGAGGTGCCCTTCCGCTAG
- a CDS encoding alpha/beta fold hydrolase yields MSAHHVDVAIIGAGISGIATAHYLSQIPGLSWIILDAADDLGGTWHTFSYPGLRSDSDIDSYCFSFSSWTGSRPLGTGEEILAYLRHTAERFDLTSHMHFGAHVRSANYDSSTQRWKLQYVDAHTGTCHELSAHFLHAAAGYYDHAHSHQPVLPGEENFAGRIVDPQFWPEGLNLSDAAVAIVGSGATAVTLAPALAATARQVTLIQRTVNHTAVMPNTNPLGPARSVLPQRVVDTLDRWRAIGTQALTLKASHFAENTVNRTLSRHRRAIIGDELEATHYQARYPLWSQRVCRVPDGDLFHAIASGEITVLTDSIDHISTQHVHTTGGTAVEADVLIKATGLQLLPLGGITLSVDGARIALEETTAWRGMCLDGVPNFSFTLGYVNDSFTLRAELVGRYLARMITFLRRHGHGAFCPTTPPAGPRRRIIDLHSGYVERGIAQFPSVTDTDPWTLRNDYLREVLDFRRTDPSTDMAFAPAVAIRADAPASTTAAAAPLPEPTMLSTSHGSVRYRHIPAADSLAVVCIHGIGRGLEDFDSLSEQLSASSSEGSALEILSLDIPGFGATPALRGEHSLPQMVQALWEAVDAIVGADRPVVLVGHSLGGALVQRMASAQPSRCAGLVLLAPSGFSRSITPVVTAAAVPVLGRGSMALSHPRVVAAADNAAVHEPSSISARQREVSLRWAQHEDRATTFAAIARALVGTPAAQRMAPARHCARICRTHGIPVGVVWGTEDAVLGIEQLDQLRALHPDAQVTVLPSCGHMVMNEQPAATAQALVALLARINA; encoded by the coding sequence GTGTCCGCCCACCATGTAGACGTAGCCATCATCGGCGCCGGCATCTCCGGAATCGCCACCGCCCACTATCTCTCCCAGATCCCCGGACTCAGCTGGATCATCCTCGATGCGGCGGATGATCTCGGCGGCACGTGGCACACCTTCTCCTATCCAGGACTGCGCAGCGATTCCGATATCGATAGCTACTGCTTCTCCTTTTCCTCTTGGACCGGCAGCAGGCCCTTGGGTACTGGCGAGGAGATTCTCGCCTATCTGCGTCACACCGCCGAGCGCTTCGATCTCACCTCCCACATGCACTTCGGCGCCCACGTACGCTCCGCCAACTATGACAGCTCCACCCAGCGCTGGAAGCTGCAGTATGTGGACGCACACACCGGCACCTGCCACGAGCTCAGTGCTCATTTCCTCCACGCTGCCGCCGGTTATTATGACCACGCCCACTCCCACCAGCCGGTGCTGCCTGGAGAGGAGAATTTCGCCGGCAGAATCGTAGATCCACAGTTCTGGCCAGAAGGTCTGAACCTCAGCGACGCAGCGGTGGCTATCGTTGGCTCCGGCGCCACGGCCGTCACCCTCGCCCCAGCACTTGCCGCCACCGCCCGGCAGGTGACGCTCATCCAACGCACCGTCAATCACACCGCGGTAATGCCCAACACCAATCCTTTAGGGCCCGCACGGTCAGTATTGCCACAGCGAGTGGTGGACACTCTGGATCGATGGCGAGCCATCGGCACCCAGGCGCTCACATTGAAGGCCTCCCACTTCGCGGAGAACACCGTTAACCGCACTCTCTCGCGTCACCGCCGGGCCATCATTGGCGATGAGCTGGAGGCCACGCACTATCAGGCCCGCTATCCTCTCTGGAGCCAGCGGGTGTGCCGAGTACCCGATGGGGACCTCTTCCACGCCATCGCCAGCGGCGAGATCACCGTGCTCACCGACAGCATCGACCACATCAGCACCCAGCACGTTCACACCACAGGCGGCACTGCGGTGGAGGCGGATGTGCTGATCAAAGCCACCGGACTTCAACTACTGCCCCTCGGCGGCATCACTCTATCGGTCGATGGTGCACGCATAGCCCTTGAGGAGACCACCGCTTGGCGCGGCATGTGCCTGGATGGGGTACCGAATTTCTCCTTCACCCTCGGCTATGTAAATGATTCCTTCACCCTCCGCGCCGAGCTGGTGGGCCGCTATCTCGCGCGCATGATCACCTTTCTGCGGCGCCACGGCCACGGCGCCTTTTGCCCCACTACTCCGCCGGCGGGACCACGCAGACGCATCATTGATCTCCACAGCGGCTATGTCGAACGTGGTATCGCCCAATTCCCCAGTGTCACCGACACCGACCCGTGGACTCTCCGCAACGATTATCTGCGCGAGGTACTGGACTTTCGGCGCACCGACCCCAGCACAGACATGGCCTTTGCCCCTGCTGTTGCCATCCGCGCGGACGCACCCGCCAGCACAACCGCCGCGGCAGCACCGCTGCCCGAACCCACAATGCTGAGCACCTCCCACGGCTCGGTGCGCTATCGCCACATACCGGCCGCAGACTCCCTTGCAGTGGTGTGTATCCACGGCATTGGCCGCGGCCTGGAGGATTTCGATTCCCTCAGCGAGCAGCTGAGCGCTTCCTCTTCTGAGGGCTCAGCCCTAGAAATTCTGAGCCTCGACATTCCAGGCTTCGGTGCCACCCCAGCGCTGCGGGGCGAACATAGTCTGCCGCAGATGGTGCAGGCGCTATGGGAGGCGGTAGATGCGATTGTTGGTGCCGACCGGCCGGTGGTCTTGGTGGGGCATTCCCTGGGTGGGGCACTGGTCCAACGCATGGCCTCTGCCCAGCCTTCGCGCTGTGCGGGATTAGTACTGCTGGCACCCTCAGGCTTTTCTCGCTCGATCACCCCAGTAGTCACAGCCGCCGCCGTGCCGGTGCTGGGGCGAGGGTCGATGGCGCTATCGCATCCGCGGGTGGTGGCCGCGGCAGACAATGCAGCAGTGCATGAGCCATCGTCCATTAGTGCTCGGCAGCGGGAAGTCTCACTGCGCTGGGCGCAGCATGAGGATCGGGCAACCACCTTTGCCGCCATCGCCCGCGCGCTCGTGGGCACACCTGCCGCCCAGCGCATGGCACCGGCTAGGCACTGTGCCCGCATCTGCCGTACCCATGGGATCCCCGTGGGTGTGGTGTGGGGTACCGAGGACGCGGTGCTCGGCATTGAGCAGCTGGATCAGCTCCGCGCCCTGCACCCCGACGCGCAGGTGACGGTGCTGCCTAGCTGTGGTCACATGGTGATGAACGAGCAACCGGCTGCCACCGCCCAAGCGCTTGTGGCCCTGCTGGCGCGGATCAACGCCTAG
- a CDS encoding S-ribosylhomocysteine lyase: protein MTDRMNVESFNLDHTKVAAPYVRIADHKELPGGDVLIKYDVRFSQPNKGHLEMPAIHSIEHLTAEHMRNHTDKLIDFSPMGCQTGFYALMLGVEPEEFYGLLEQTLRDILDATEVPAANEVQCGWGANHSLNDAQQAVRSFLEHRSEWETVDA from the coding sequence ATGACTGACCGTATGAATGTGGAATCGTTCAACCTAGATCACACCAAGGTGGCCGCGCCCTATGTGCGCATCGCGGATCACAAGGAGCTTCCCGGCGGGGACGTGCTGATCAAATACGATGTGCGCTTTAGCCAGCCCAATAAGGGGCACCTCGAGATGCCCGCCATTCACTCGATTGAGCACCTCACCGCCGAGCACATGCGCAATCACACCGACAAGCTCATCGATTTCTCCCCCATGGGCTGCCAAACCGGGTTCTACGCCCTCATGCTTGGGGTGGAACCAGAAGAGTTTTATGGACTGCTCGAGCAGACCCTGCGCGATATTCTCGACGCCACCGAGGTGCCCGCCGCCAATGAAGTGCAGTGCGGATGGGGCGCCAACCACTCGCTGAATGATGCTCAGCAGGCCGTGCGCAGCTTCCTCGAGCACCGCTCCGAGTGGGAGACTGTAGACGCCTAG
- a CDS encoding gamma carbonic anhydrase family protein yields MATIIPIGDKTPQIHPTAWVAPNATLIGDVVIGEEASVFYGCVLRADINSLRVGARSNIQDNSVLHVDRDAPCTLGEDVTVGHMSLVHGTTVADACLIGMHSTLLSGSSVGTGSLVAAGAVVLEGQEIPAGSLAAGVPAKVRRQLDEGDREHFIAHAGRYVETAQLQEAPL; encoded by the coding sequence ATGGCTACCATCATCCCCATCGGCGATAAGACCCCGCAGATTCACCCCACCGCTTGGGTGGCGCCCAATGCCACCCTCATCGGTGATGTGGTGATCGGCGAAGAGGCCAGCGTGTTCTATGGCTGCGTGCTGCGGGCGGATATTAATTCGCTCCGAGTGGGCGCTCGCAGCAATATCCAAGACAACTCGGTGCTGCACGTGGATCGCGATGCACCCTGCACCCTCGGCGAGGACGTGACGGTGGGGCACATGAGTCTCGTGCACGGCACCACCGTGGCCGATGCTTGCCTGATCGGCATGCACTCCACTCTGTTATCGGGATCCAGCGTGGGCACCGGCAGCCTTGTGGCGGCCGGTGCCGTGGTACTGGAGGGGCAAGAGATTCCCGCCGGCTCACTTGCCGCGGGAGTTCCGGCGAAAGTTCGGCGCCAGCTTGACGAAGGCGACCGCGAGCACTTCATCGCCCATGCCGGCCGCTACGTAGAAACGGCCCAACTTCAAGAAGCGCCCCTCTAA
- a CDS encoding ROK family protein, translating to MKSPATHTPVKEDISVLSPLAGQTFVYTADTPLSRCLSVLQQGTQMIRQDLIEAAELSQPTITRAVTTLIESRLVRERPDLIVPRGPGRPRIPIELSPSPWLHAAIAIDPHGFHVALYGTRADLVVDQTITLDPATTNPAHFVDTMIAELRTLVAEHALPLAAIGIMVPARVDRGTVTNAEWYWRDVDILHPFTEAFGVPVDVEDLATGTVLAQYLERGACLAQTKSPHQVAVLAAGDTVGAAWTSTHGVSGATRLPLPDSELLGFDTCESSAGHEIHSCDAHEVLSTRGFLAAAGRRGIKTASLCGMVELAESDDERAEAARGLLDERARLLGSIACTMAAGLDVTTVIVTGCAFAHDPRAVEIVRSALREAGHSHEVVYCDNLQGTYTSAARAIAVRPLFTDPTLISERLFPKRRITTTRRRRTRRRRQTT from the coding sequence ATGAAATCCCCCGCAACACATACACCAGTCAAGGAAGACATCAGCGTCCTTTCCCCCTTGGCAGGTCAAACCTTTGTGTATACGGCGGATACCCCTCTAAGCCGCTGTCTATCCGTCCTTCAACAGGGCACCCAGATGATCCGTCAGGACCTCATCGAAGCCGCCGAGCTCAGTCAGCCGACCATCACCCGCGCGGTGACCACGCTGATCGAATCGCGGCTGGTGCGTGAACGCCCGGACCTCATCGTTCCTCGCGGCCCGGGCCGTCCGCGTATCCCGATCGAGCTGTCTCCGTCGCCGTGGCTGCATGCCGCCATCGCCATCGATCCGCATGGATTCCACGTGGCGCTGTACGGCACCCGCGCGGATCTGGTGGTGGATCAAACCATCACTCTGGACCCTGCCACCACTAATCCCGCCCACTTCGTGGACACCATGATCGCCGAACTTCGCACCCTGGTGGCCGAGCACGCATTGCCGCTCGCCGCTATCGGCATCATGGTCCCAGCCCGAGTGGATCGTGGGACTGTGACCAACGCCGAATGGTATTGGCGCGATGTGGACATCCTGCACCCCTTCACCGAGGCCTTCGGGGTCCCTGTGGATGTGGAGGATCTGGCCACCGGCACCGTGCTGGCCCAGTATCTGGAGCGTGGCGCGTGTCTGGCACAGACCAAGTCCCCGCACCAGGTGGCTGTTCTCGCCGCGGGCGATACCGTCGGCGCGGCCTGGACCAGCACCCATGGCGTCTCCGGTGCCACCCGCCTGCCGCTTCCGGATTCGGAACTGCTCGGTTTCGACACCTGCGAGTCCTCCGCTGGCCATGAGATCCACAGCTGCGATGCACACGAAGTGCTCTCCACCCGTGGCTTCTTGGCTGCCGCAGGCCGCCGTGGCATCAAGACCGCCTCGCTGTGCGGAATGGTGGAGCTCGCCGAGTCTGATGATGAGCGGGCCGAGGCTGCCCGCGGCTTGCTGGATGAACGCGCCCGCCTGCTGGGCTCGATCGCCTGCACTATGGCCGCTGGGCTGGATGTAACCACCGTGATTGTCACTGGTTGCGCCTTCGCCCACGACCCGCGCGCAGTCGAGATCGTTCGCTCCGCTCTCCGCGAGGCCGGACACAGCCACGAGGTGGTCTACTGCGATAACCTGCAGGGCACCTACACCTCTGCGGCTCGGGCGATTGCCGTGCGGCCGTTGTTCACCGACCCCACGCTGATCTCCGAGCGGCTCTTCCCGAAGCGCCGGATCACCACCACGCGCCGCCGCCGCACGCGACGCCGCCGCCAAACCACCTAG
- a CDS encoding NAD-dependent deacylase, whose product MDHSSIATAGDLALHSERIEVFTGAGMSADSGLEVYRSAESGLWDHVDPQAMASIDAWARDPEPMWAWYLWRARLASNAYPHAGHLAIGEWERLQDVHVTTQNIDNLHERGNSRNPTHLHGSLFAFRCCMCGKPARTPTLPGAPSPRLSPPSCSLCGNLIRPGVVWFGEPLPQKQWQAAEERMATADLVVIVGTSGIVQPAASLPLIAAHMGAKLVEISPQTTELTPQVDVFIRATAQEALPALVAHVREGLRQD is encoded by the coding sequence ATAGACCACAGCAGCATCGCCACCGCCGGAGACCTCGCCCTTCACTCCGAACGCATCGAGGTATTCACCGGCGCGGGCATGAGCGCCGACTCCGGGCTGGAGGTGTATCGCTCTGCCGAGTCCGGCCTGTGGGACCATGTGGACCCGCAGGCCATGGCCTCTATCGATGCGTGGGCACGCGACCCCGAGCCCATGTGGGCCTGGTATTTGTGGCGGGCACGGCTGGCGAGCAACGCCTACCCGCACGCTGGGCATCTTGCGATCGGCGAATGGGAGCGACTCCAAGATGTGCACGTGACCACCCAAAACATCGACAACCTGCACGAGCGGGGCAACTCCCGCAACCCCACCCACCTGCACGGCTCGCTCTTCGCCTTTCGCTGCTGCATGTGCGGCAAACCCGCCCGCACTCCCACCTTGCCCGGTGCGCCCAGCCCGCGGCTGAGCCCGCCTAGCTGCTCGCTATGCGGCAACCTCATTCGGCCCGGGGTGGTGTGGTTCGGCGAACCGCTGCCCCAGAAGCAGTGGCAAGCCGCAGAAGAACGCATGGCCACCGCCGACCTCGTGGTGATCGTGGGCACCTCCGGCATTGTCCAGCCCGCCGCCTCCCTGCCGCTCATCGCTGCACACATGGGCGCGAAGCTTGTAGAAATCTCTCCCCAAACCACCGAGCTCACCCCGCAGGTGGACGTGTTCATACGCGCCACCGCCCAGGAGGCACTGCCCGCCCTCGTGGCACACGTTCGCGAAGGGCTACGGCAAGACTAA
- a CDS encoding ArsA family ATPase, with protein MLLDTPVIFFGGKGGVGKTTLAAATALRLSDTQPTLLVSTDPAHNIGHIFDATLSDSPTALTSTLSAMELDPTEAANSHIAKVEDTMRTMMPERLHGEVRKHLTLARTSPGTHEAALLERIADVVLNHRETFSHIVIDTAPTGHTSRLLALPELLGAWTDGLLKRRGQSEKFGEIVRGFSGEKERSRDAEIRGILTRRKHLFNRFREVIQDPATTSFGLVTLPEKMPVSESIELYHTLQHLGVNVGGVYINRCSPTDQGAFLAARAEQEASYIAELDQKVDVKQQRLPLLLSAEPGEIARLI; from the coding sequence ATGCTGCTAGACACCCCCGTGATCTTCTTCGGCGGCAAAGGCGGGGTGGGTAAAACCACCCTCGCCGCTGCCACCGCGCTGCGACTCAGCGACACCCAGCCCACCCTGCTTGTTTCCACCGACCCAGCCCACAATATTGGGCACATTTTCGACGCCACCCTGAGCGATTCCCCGACCGCGCTGACATCCACGCTCTCCGCGATGGAACTGGACCCCACCGAGGCCGCCAACAGCCACATCGCCAAGGTGGAAGACACCATGCGCACCATGATGCCGGAGCGGCTCCACGGTGAGGTGCGCAAACATCTCACCCTGGCGCGCACCTCCCCCGGCACCCACGAGGCCGCCCTGCTCGAGCGGATCGCCGATGTGGTGCTCAACCACCGCGAAACCTTCAGCCACATCGTCATTGACACCGCGCCCACTGGGCACACCTCGCGGCTGCTCGCCCTGCCCGAGCTCCTCGGGGCGTGGACCGATGGGCTACTCAAGCGGCGCGGACAATCCGAAAAATTCGGCGAGATCGTGCGCGGCTTCTCTGGGGAGAAAGAACGCAGCCGCGACGCCGAGATCCGCGGCATCCTCACCCGCCGCAAGCACCTATTCAACCGCTTCCGCGAGGTCATCCAAGACCCAGCCACCACCTCCTTCGGCTTGGTGACTCTCCCCGAGAAAATGCCGGTGAGTGAATCCATCGAGCTCTACCACACCCTGCAGCACTTGGGCGTGAATGTGGGTGGGGTGTACATCAACCGCTGCTCCCCCACCGACCAGGGCGCGTTCCTCGCCGCCCGCGCCGAGCAGGAGGCCAGCTATATTGCTGAGCTTGATCAAAAGGTGGATGTGAAGCAGCAGCGCCTGCCACTGCTGCTGAGCGCCGAGCCGGGAGAGATCGCCCGACTTATCTAG
- a CDS encoding cory-CC-star protein has translation MAWPAQFLDAIKKVGRGMEEFYVSPYRATFAQAQREEDDLFMMLVLSEALGIDNPASFYTIELLPIIYEDFHAWHTRMGLEHSPVEHIQCC, from the coding sequence ATGGCCTGGCCCGCACAGTTTCTCGACGCGATCAAGAAGGTGGGCCGCGGCATGGAGGAGTTTTATGTCTCCCCCTACCGCGCCACTTTCGCCCAAGCCCAGCGGGAAGAAGACGACCTCTTCATGATGCTCGTGCTGTCCGAGGCCCTCGGCATCGACAACCCCGCCAGCTTCTACACCATCGAACTTCTTCCCATCATCTACGAGGACTTCCACGCCTGGCACACCCGCATGGGCCTGGAGCACTCACCCGTGGAGCACATCCAATGCTGCTAG